In Candidatus Binatus sp., the DNA window CGAATCAGCCTGCTAGATTCCCGCGGCCTGGAAAAGATCGGTCGTCAGGTATCGCTCGCCGGTGTCACAGAATACCGCGGCCACGATCCTGCCCGTGCCAAGCCGCCCGGCTATCTGGATAGCCGCGCAGCAGCTTGCGCCCGACGAGATGCCGACCAGGATGCCCTCTTCGCGCGCGAGACGGCGCGCGTATAGCGTCGCATCCTCGTCGCTGACGGCGATTATCTCATCGTAAACTTTAGTGTCGAGGTTGCCCGGCACGAAGCCGGCGCCGATGCCCTGAATCTTGTGAAAGCCCGGCTTGCCGCCCGACAACACCGGCGAGTTTTTCGGCTCGACGGCGACGATCAGGATTTTTTTGTCGAGATGCTCGCGCAAATAGTGGCCCGCGCCGGTGATCGTTCCGCCCGTCCCCACGCCGGAGATGAACGCGTCGATGCGCGGGAGCTGTTCGAGCAGCTCGGGCCCGGTCGTTCGATAGTGGATGTCGGGATTGGCGACGTTGCTGAATTGCTGCGGCATGAAGTAGCCGGGATTCTCGCGGCACAGTTCCTCGGCCTTCGCGATCGCGCCGTGCATCCCGCGCGTGTCCGGCGTCAGCACCAGCTCCGCGCCGTAAGCGAGCAGCAACGAGCGCCTTTCCTCGCTCATCGTCTCCGGCATCGTAAGGATTAGCTTGTAGCCTTTCACCGCCGCGACCAGCGCCAGACCGATCCCGGTGTTGCCCGAGGTCGGCTCGACGATCGTATCGCCGGGCTTTAGCCGGCCGGATTTCTCGGCCGCCTCGACCATCGCCAGGCAGATTCGGTCCTTGACGCTGCCGCCGGGATTGAAATTCTCGAGCTTCGCCCATACTTCGGCGTCGTCCTTGCCGGGAATTCGATTGAGCCGGACCACCGGCGTGTTGCCGATAAGTTCAAGCGGCGATCGCGCGACGCTGATAGGCATGGCGGCGATTGTAGCCGGAAAATACGGCTGGTTGCGAATCTTG includes these proteins:
- the cysK gene encoding cysteine synthase A; the encoded protein is MPISVARSPLELIGNTPVVRLNRIPGKDDAEVWAKLENFNPGGSVKDRICLAMVEAAEKSGRLKPGDTIVEPTSGNTGIGLALVAAVKGYKLILTMPETMSEERRSLLLAYGAELVLTPDTRGMHGAIAKAEELCRENPGYFMPQQFSNVANPDIHYRTTGPELLEQLPRIDAFISGVGTGGTITGAGHYLREHLDKKILIVAVEPKNSPVLSGGKPGFHKIQGIGAGFVPGNLDTKVYDEIIAVSDEDATLYARRLAREEGILVGISSGASCCAAIQIAGRLGTGRIVAAVFCDTGERYLTTDLFQAAGI